One genomic segment of Selenomonadales bacterium includes these proteins:
- a CDS encoding D-2-hydroxyacid dehydrogenase — protein MSLNIVVANRLSQRHIDWVHNIVPDANIITCEDSELGQHLPTADILIAWGFINIDEHLPNAPRLRWIHALSAGVEKILSPMVAEASIQLTNVRGIHGIPMSEHVFGMMLAFSRSIAGFARQQQDAVWKRLSLTELYNKTLCIVGLGSIGREIAKRAKAFNMRIVATKQTMTQELFVDELCPPSELDRLLGEADYVVLTVPETPDTVGLFSYERICRMKESAVLINVARGTVVSAEGLAQALTEKKIAGAALDVFESEPLPESSPLWKMDNVLITPHCAAVSPLYLDRAMQCFCENLVLYMNNKSMMNVIDKERGY, from the coding sequence ATGTCGCTTAACATCGTCGTCGCCAATCGCTTATCACAACGTCACATAGATTGGGTACACAATATCGTTCCCGATGCTAATATCATCACATGCGAAGACTCAGAGTTAGGTCAACATCTGCCGACTGCCGATATCTTGATCGCATGGGGGTTCATCAATATTGACGAACATTTGCCGAATGCACCGCGTCTTCGTTGGATCCATGCTTTAAGCGCAGGTGTCGAGAAAATACTCTCGCCGATGGTCGCCGAAGCATCTATCCAGTTAACAAATGTACGCGGCATTCACGGTATTCCTATGTCGGAGCACGTGTTCGGCATGATGCTTGCGTTCTCTCGCAGTATTGCAGGATTCGCACGCCAGCAACAAGATGCCGTTTGGAAACGATTGAGCCTCACGGAGCTTTATAACAAAACACTCTGCATCGTCGGTCTTGGCAGTATCGGCCGCGAGATCGCCAAACGTGCCAAAGCGTTCAATATGCGTATCGTAGCCACAAAACAAACGATGACACAAGAGCTGTTCGTCGATGAACTCTGTCCGCCGAGTGAACTTGACCGCCTTCTCGGCGAAGCAGACTATGTCGTCTTGACTGTTCCCGAAACGCCCGATACAGTCGGTCTCTTTTCTTACGAACGAATCTGCCGTATGAAAGAATCTGCCGTTCTCATCAACGTCGCACGCGGCACTGTCGTTTCTGCCGAAGGACTTGCACAAGCCTTGACCGAGAAGAAGATTGCGGGCGCGGCACTCGATGTATTCGAATCGGAACCGCTGCCGGAATCGTCTCCTCTCTGGAAAATGGACAATGTATTGATTACGCCGCATTGCGCCGCAGTTTCGCCACTCTATCTTGACAGAGCAATGCAATGTTTCTGCGAAAACTTGGTGCTCTACATGAATAACAAATCCATGATGAACGTCATCGACAAAGAACGCGGTTACTAA